The following are encoded in a window of bacterium genomic DNA:
- the sbtM gene encoding thio(seleno)oxazole modification radical SAM maturase SbtM, producing MDRNGVLPRAATFSGVREALAAVSAAAAPPRWAPGERPELNPTLRLVQAGDGLLLVWRPPLAGQATVRAAEPRDLLVLKIVAGRLPVAVAAAAAALCEGDVEALLAGAAGEGLVLAPRPLVRRGDGFPAGELADPRYRESATFTLQWHLTQDCDLRCRHCYDRSERPGVPREQALGVLEDLRRFCRARRVAGVVSFSGGNPLLHPHFLELYAAAAGHGFGVGVLGNPSPRRRIEEMLAVRAPLFFQVSLEGLPGHNDWVRGAGHFARTEEFLRHLRDLGVPAAVMLTLTDANVDQVLPLAARLRGLVDVFQFNRLAMVGEGAALRLPSRERYERFLEEYVTAAAADPALGVKDNLAAIVLRRRGEPPSGGCTGCGCGAAFDFLALLPDGEAHACRKFPSPVGDVVREGIAAVYDSEAARRYRAGCAACAGCPIRPVCGGCMAVAHGFGLDPLRERDPMCFADGGRSRAQAFSVPAGGGGS from the coding sequence ATGGACCGGAACGGCGTTCTCCCGCGGGCGGCCACGTTCTCCGGGGTGCGCGAGGCCCTGGCCGCGGTTTCGGCCGCGGCGGCCCCCCCACGCTGGGCGCCGGGTGAGCGCCCCGAGCTCAATCCGACCCTCAGGCTCGTGCAGGCGGGAGACGGTCTCCTGCTGGTCTGGCGTCCGCCGCTCGCGGGGCAGGCGACGGTGCGCGCGGCCGAGCCGCGGGACCTGCTGGTGCTCAAGATCGTCGCCGGGCGGTTGCCCGTCGCCGTCGCCGCGGCGGCTGCCGCCCTGTGCGAGGGCGACGTCGAGGCGCTGCTGGCGGGTGCCGCCGGGGAGGGCCTGGTCCTCGCGCCGCGCCCGCTCGTCCGCCGCGGCGACGGTTTTCCGGCGGGGGAACTGGCGGATCCCCGCTACCGGGAGTCGGCCACGTTCACGCTCCAGTGGCACCTGACGCAGGATTGCGACCTGCGCTGCCGTCACTGCTACGACCGCAGCGAGCGGCCCGGCGTCCCCCGCGAGCAGGCGCTGGGCGTGCTCGAGGACCTGCGCCGGTTCTGCCGCGCCCGGCGGGTGGCCGGCGTCGTCTCCTTCAGCGGCGGCAACCCGCTGCTGCACCCGCACTTCCTCGAGCTCTACGCGGCGGCGGCCGGCCACGGCTTCGGCGTCGGGGTCCTCGGCAACCCGTCGCCGCGCCGGCGCATCGAGGAGATGCTCGCCGTCCGCGCGCCGCTGTTCTTCCAGGTCAGCCTCGAAGGGCTGCCGGGGCACAACGACTGGGTGCGCGGGGCGGGGCACTTCGCCCGGACCGAGGAGTTCCTGCGCCACCTCCGGGACCTGGGCGTCCCAGCGGCGGTCATGCTCACGCTGACGGACGCCAACGTCGACCAGGTGCTTCCGCTCGCCGCCCGCCTCCGCGGCCTCGTCGATGTCTTCCAGTTCAACCGCCTCGCGATGGTGGGGGAGGGCGCGGCCCTCCGTCTTCCCTCCCGGGAGCGCTACGAGCGCTTCCTGGAGGAGTACGTCACCGCGGCCGCGGCGGACCCGGCGCTCGGCGTCAAGGACAACCTGGCCGCGATCGTCCTGCGGCGCCGGGGGGAGCCGCCCTCGGGCGGGTGCACGGGCTGCGGCTGCGGCGCGGCCTTCGACTTCCTGGCGCTGCTTCCGGATGGCGAGGCCCATGCCTGCCGCAAGTTCCCCTCGCCGGTCGGCGACGTCGTGCGCGAGGGCATCGCGGCGGTCTACGACTCGGAGGCCGCCCGGCGCTACCGGGCCGGGTGCGCCGCGTGCGCCGGGTGCCCGATCCGGCCCGTGTGCGGCGGCTGCATGGCCGTCGCGCACGGGTTCGGCCTCGATCCGCTGCGGGAGCGCGACCCGATGTGCTTCGCGGACGGGGGCCGCTCGCGGGCGCAAGCATTTTCCGTACCAGCCGGCGGCGGCGGAAGTTGA